A stretch of the Lonchura striata isolate bLonStr1 chromosome 17, bLonStr1.mat, whole genome shotgun sequence genome encodes the following:
- the LOC110469310 gene encoding caltrin-like protein 2 — protein MKAVAALLLVGMLILWAELPTGSAWSCPPVRFICALHNPPNHCLTDRHCPRGKKCCQTFCGRRCISKPPKIPVTYV, from the exons ATGAAGGCGGTGGCCGCCCTCCTCCTGGTGGGGATGCTCATCCTCTGGGCAGAACTGCCAACAG GCAGCGCCTGGTCCTGCCCGCCCGTGCGCTTCATCTGCGCCTTGCACAACCCACCCAACCACTGCCTCACCGACCGGCACTGCCCCCGCGGCAAGAAGTGCTGCCAGACCTTCTGCGGGAGGAGATGCATCTCCAAGCCGCCCAAAATCCCCGTCACCTACG TGTGA